Proteins encoded together in one Telopea speciosissima isolate NSW1024214 ecotype Mountain lineage chromosome 6, Tspe_v1, whole genome shotgun sequence window:
- the LOC122664312 gene encoding growth-regulating factor 10-like isoform X3, with protein MENHSPPSKIARVADTGMDSMEGGSPLIGLGLGLGPGLKHGKSGFTFLQLQELEHQALIFKYMVAGVPVPFHLVLPIWKSVVSSFGGVNGGIYQHYPRFLGCSSFCFDYRNSMEPEPGRCRRTDGKKWRCSKEVVPDQKYCERHMHRGRNRSRKHVEASKITTTTASSNPNLSISVPVSTLQLMTNNNNNGITLTTTTNNVSPSLSFSPKSVLLSGICKTESS; from the exons ATGGAGAACCATAGCCCACCTTCTAAGATTGCTCGTGTTGCAGACACTG GGATGGATTCGATGGAAGGAGGGTCGCCTTTGATTGGGCTTGgacttgggcttgggcctgggCTTAAACATGGAAAGTCTGGGTTCACCTTTCTACAGTTGCAGGAGCTAGAACACCAAGCTCTCATCTTTAAATACATGGTTGCAGGCGTGCCTGTCCCTTTCCATCTCGTCCTTCCTATCTGGAAGAGTGTTGTGAGCTCCTTTggtggtgttaatggtgggatCTATCAACACTACCCAAGAT TTTTAGGTTGCAGTAGCTTCTGCTTCGATTATAGAAACAGCATGGAACCAGAACCAGGGAGGTGCAGAAGAACGGATGGAAAGAAATGGAGATGCTCCAAGGAAGTGGTTCCAGATCAAAAGTACTGTGAGCGGCACATGCACCGAGGCCGCAATCGTTCAAGAAAGCATGTGGAAGCCTCTAAaatcactaccactactgct AGTTCAAACCCCAATCTCTCTATTTCAGTCCCAGTAAGTACTCTTCAACTCAtgaccaacaacaacaacaatggcatcaccctcaccaccaccaccaacaatgTTTCTCCAAGCTTGAGTTTCTCTCCAAAAAGTGTTCTTCTGAGTGGTATCTGTAAGACAGAATCATCTTAG
- the LOC122664312 gene encoding growth-regulating factor 10-like isoform X2: MENHSPPSKIARVADTGMDSMEGGSPLIGLGLGLGPGLKHGKSGFTFLQLQELEHQALIFKYMVAGVPVPFHLVLPIWKSVVSSFGGVNGGIYQHYPRCCSSFCFDYRNSMEPEPGRCRRTDGKKWRCSKEVVPDQKYCERHMHRGRNRSRKHVEASKITTTTATTTTNNTTTSTGNSSSNPNLSISVPVSTLQLMTNNNNNGITLTTTTNNVSPSLSFSPKSVLLSGICKTESS, from the exons ATGGAGAACCATAGCCCACCTTCTAAGATTGCTCGTGTTGCAGACACTG GGATGGATTCGATGGAAGGAGGGTCGCCTTTGATTGGGCTTGgacttgggcttgggcctgggCTTAAACATGGAAAGTCTGGGTTCACCTTTCTACAGTTGCAGGAGCTAGAACACCAAGCTCTCATCTTTAAATACATGGTTGCAGGCGTGCCTGTCCCTTTCCATCTCGTCCTTCCTATCTGGAAGAGTGTTGTGAGCTCCTTTggtggtgttaatggtgggatCTATCAACACTACCCAAGAT GTTGCAGTAGCTTCTGCTTCGATTATAGAAACAGCATGGAACCAGAACCAGGGAGGTGCAGAAGAACGGATGGAAAGAAATGGAGATGCTCCAAGGAAGTGGTTCCAGATCAAAAGTACTGTGAGCGGCACATGCACCGAGGCCGCAATCGTTCAAGAAAGCATGTGGAAGCCTCTAAaatcactaccactactgctacaACAACAACCAACAACACTACTACGAGTACTGGAAACTCAAGTTCAAACCCCAATCTCTCTATTTCAGTCCCAGTAAGTACTCTTCAACTCAtgaccaacaacaacaacaatggcatcaccctcaccaccaccaccaacaatgTTTCTCCAAGCTTGAGTTTCTCTCCAAAAAGTGTTCTTCTGAGTGGTATCTGTAAGACAGAATCATCTTAG
- the LOC122664312 gene encoding growth-regulating factor 10-like isoform X1, which produces MENHSPPSKIARVADTGMDSMEGGSPLIGLGLGLGPGLKHGKSGFTFLQLQELEHQALIFKYMVAGVPVPFHLVLPIWKSVVSSFGGVNGGIYQHYPRFLGCSSFCFDYRNSMEPEPGRCRRTDGKKWRCSKEVVPDQKYCERHMHRGRNRSRKHVEASKITTTTATTTTNNTTTSTGNSSSNPNLSISVPVSTLQLMTNNNNNGITLTTTTNNVSPSLSFSPKSVLLSGICKTESS; this is translated from the exons ATGGAGAACCATAGCCCACCTTCTAAGATTGCTCGTGTTGCAGACACTG GGATGGATTCGATGGAAGGAGGGTCGCCTTTGATTGGGCTTGgacttgggcttgggcctgggCTTAAACATGGAAAGTCTGGGTTCACCTTTCTACAGTTGCAGGAGCTAGAACACCAAGCTCTCATCTTTAAATACATGGTTGCAGGCGTGCCTGTCCCTTTCCATCTCGTCCTTCCTATCTGGAAGAGTGTTGTGAGCTCCTTTggtggtgttaatggtgggatCTATCAACACTACCCAAGAT TTTTAGGTTGCAGTAGCTTCTGCTTCGATTATAGAAACAGCATGGAACCAGAACCAGGGAGGTGCAGAAGAACGGATGGAAAGAAATGGAGATGCTCCAAGGAAGTGGTTCCAGATCAAAAGTACTGTGAGCGGCACATGCACCGAGGCCGCAATCGTTCAAGAAAGCATGTGGAAGCCTCTAAaatcactaccactactgctacaACAACAACCAACAACACTACTACGAGTACTGGAAACTCAAGTTCAAACCCCAATCTCTCTATTTCAGTCCCAGTAAGTACTCTTCAACTCAtgaccaacaacaacaacaatggcatcaccctcaccaccaccaccaacaatgTTTCTCCAAGCTTGAGTTTCTCTCCAAAAAGTGTTCTTCTGAGTGGTATCTGTAAGACAGAATCATCTTAG